In Psychrobacter sp. JCM 18902, a single window of DNA contains:
- a CDS encoding RidA family protein encodes MTRQTIQTDKAPAAVGTYSQAVKVGNTVYISGQLGFDPDTMELKEGFKAQAEQVFENIKAICEAAGGSLNDVVKFNVSLTDLNDFAALNDVFVANLSEPYPARAAVQVAALPKGGVVEIESILYIE; translated from the coding sequence ATGACTCGTCAAACCATTCAAACTGATAAAGCCCCTGCTGCCGTTGGTACTTATTCACAAGCCGTCAAAGTCGGTAACACCGTCTATATTTCAGGACAATTGGGTTTTGACCCTGATACCATGGAATTAAAAGAAGGTTTTAAAGCACAGGCTGAGCAAGTGTTCGAAAACATTAAAGCCATCTGTGAAGCGGCTGGTGGCAGCTTAAATGACGTAGTTAAATTTAACGTATCATTAACAGATTTGAATGATTTTGCGGCATTAAACGACGTGTTCGTTGCCAATCTAAGCGAGCCATATCCTGCTCGTGCAGCCGTCCAAGTAGCAGCGTTACCTAAAGGCGGTGTGGTCGAGATTGAGTCAATTTTATATATTGAGTAA
- a CDS encoding catalase, protein MNNDMSDKKCPYAPTQLTMGNGAPVADNQNSMTAGKRGPLLAQDVWLNEKLGNFVREVIPERRMHAKGSGAFGTFTVTNDITKYTRADIFSEVGKQTEMFARFSTVAGERGAADAERDIRGFALKFYTEEGNWDMVGNNTPVFFLRDPRKFPDLNKAVKRDPRTNMRSATNNWDFWTLLPEALHQVTIVMSDRGLPASYRNMHGFGSHTYSFWNEAKERFWVKFHFRTQQGIKNLTDAEAAEVVGSDRESHQKDLYDAIENGDFPKWKMYVQIMPEAEADTVPYHPFDLTKVWPKDDYPLIEVGEFELNKNSDNYFVDVEQAAFAPSNLVPGISVSPDKMLQNRLVNYADAQRYRVGVNHQQIPVNKPRCPVMSNHRDGQGRVDDNYGSRPHYEPNSFSQWQEQPDYAEPPLKIDGYAAHYDFREDDSDYFSQPRALFNLMSAEQQQVLFENTANNMAGVPNFIQYRHIRNCNWCDAAYGAGVAKALGLTVEDAMNARESDPALHLPSCL, encoded by the coding sequence ATGAACAATGATATGAGCGATAAAAAATGTCCTTATGCACCGACCCAATTGACCATGGGCAATGGCGCACCAGTGGCAGACAATCAAAACAGCATGACTGCAGGCAAACGCGGCCCATTATTGGCGCAAGATGTTTGGCTCAATGAAAAGTTAGGAAATTTCGTCCGTGAAGTGATTCCAGAGCGCCGTATGCACGCCAAAGGCTCTGGCGCATTTGGTACTTTTACCGTGACCAATGACATCACTAAATATACCCGTGCGGATATTTTTAGCGAAGTGGGTAAACAGACTGAGATGTTTGCACGCTTTAGTACCGTCGCAGGTGAGCGCGGCGCGGCTGATGCTGAGCGCGACATTCGCGGTTTTGCTTTGAAATTCTACACCGAAGAAGGTAACTGGGATATGGTGGGAAATAATACACCTGTGTTCTTCTTACGTGATCCGCGCAAATTCCCAGACCTAAACAAAGCCGTCAAACGTGATCCACGTACCAATATGCGTTCGGCGACCAACAACTGGGACTTTTGGACTTTATTACCTGAAGCCTTACATCAAGTTACTATCGTTATGAGTGATCGCGGTCTGCCAGCCTCGTACAGAAATATGCATGGTTTTGGCTCGCACACCTATAGTTTTTGGAATGAAGCCAAAGAACGTTTTTGGGTAAAATTCCATTTCCGCACGCAACAAGGCATCAAGAACTTAACCGACGCAGAAGCGGCAGAGGTGGTTGGTTCTGATCGTGAGAGTCATCAAAAAGACTTGTACGATGCCATCGAAAATGGTGATTTCCCGAAATGGAAAATGTATGTGCAAATCATGCCAGAAGCTGAGGCGGATACCGTTCCTTATCATCCGTTTGACTTGACCAAAGTATGGCCAAAAGATGATTATCCGCTGATTGAAGTGGGTGAGTTTGAATTAAATAAAAACTCTGACAACTACTTTGTCGATGTGGAACAAGCTGCATTTGCCCCAAGTAATTTAGTACCGGGTATCAGCGTTTCACCGGATAAAATGCTACAAAACCGCTTGGTTAACTATGCCGATGCTCAGCGTTATCGTGTCGGTGTCAATCATCAACAGATTCCGGTAAATAAGCCGCGCTGCCCTGTGATGAGCAATCATCGTGATGGTCAAGGCCGTGTCGATGATAACTATGGCAGTCGCCCGCATTATGAGCCAAACAGCTTTAGCCAGTGGCAAGAGCAGCCTGATTATGCTGAGCCACCATTAAAAATTGACGGCTATGCGGCGCATTATGACTTCCGTGAAGACGATAGCGATTATTTTAGCCAACCTCGCGCATTGTTTAATTTGATGAGTGCTGAGCAACAACAAGTGCTATTTGAAAACACAGCGAATAATATGGCTGGTGTGCCGAACTTTATTCAGTATCGCCACATTCGCAACTGTAACTGGTGTGATGCTGCTTATGGCGCAGGCGTTGCCAAAGCACTAGGCTTAACGGTTGAAGATGCGATGAATGCTCGTGAGTCAGATCCAGCGCTGCATTTGCCTAGCTGCTTATAG
- the gmk gene encoding guanylate kinase, translated as MTGSLFIITAASGTGKTSLVKQLLATTNDLTVSVSHTTRTPRPGEIDGHHYHFTDVEKFVTAIGENKFLEHAEVFGNYYGTSEQSVRTQLEAGVDVILEIDWQGALQVKKIFTDAIMIFILPPSIATLRQRLSTRGQDTMEVIEQRLAGAVTEMAQYVHFDFVIINDNFEVALTELKAIIVADRQTLKRQQQRYHRTISNLLNNKVEE; from the coding sequence ATGACAGGTTCATTATTTATTATTACTGCCGCCTCAGGTACGGGCAAAACCTCACTGGTAAAGCAGCTACTTGCCACGACTAATGACTTAACCGTCAGCGTATCACACACCACGCGCACGCCACGTCCCGGCGAGATTGATGGTCATCATTATCATTTTACCGACGTCGAAAAGTTTGTGACTGCCATCGGTGAAAACAAGTTTTTAGAACATGCTGAGGTCTTTGGTAATTACTATGGCACCTCGGAGCAAAGCGTGCGGACACAGTTAGAAGCAGGCGTCGATGTTATTTTAGAGATTGATTGGCAGGGCGCACTACAAGTCAAAAAAATCTTTACTGACGCCATTATGATTTTCATTTTACCGCCAAGTATTGCCACTTTACGTCAGCGCTTATCGACGCGTGGGCAAGATACTATGGAGGTAATAGAGCAACGTCTGGCTGGCGCAGTGACTGAGATGGCGCAATATGTCCATTTTGATTTTGTGATTATTAATGACAATTTTGAGGTCGCTTTGACTGAGCTAAAAGCCATTATCGTGGCGGACAGGCAGACGCTTAAGCGTCAACAGCAGCGGTATCATCGCACCATCAGCAATTTACTTAACAATAAAGTAGAAGAGTAA
- a CDS encoding primosomal protein N', with product MLVQVALPVPLYRVFDYSVPADINALSSPSLPPIGCRVEVSFGRQTLIGIVVAHIPEANSSVPLNKLKPINKCLDAEPILDASMLKLAHWLARYYHYPLGDVLAVMLPTLVRQGKPLDLLITHWRILPQVSDADFRANAKKQKQQFDMLKLHGERGASEDVLLLEGMERSFLKALEDKGLIERYIQPKQSPAPVKLAKMPLDLNDEQQLAVTAIIASHEANRYTGFLLNGITGSGKTEVYLQAMQAVLEAGKQVLILVPEIGLTPQTRARFASRFAAHIVLLHSGMNNTHRLQGWQDCRTGHAQIIIGTRSAVLYPFTDLGLIVVDEAHDGSYKQQDTLRYHAADVALYRGLQANIPVVLGTATPSLEHLKLVNDGKLVECQLQTRPGNAKLATMQLIDARLQSTHQQTTDDGARYDTGLTDALIGAIRQTLEAGDQVLIFLNRRGYAPVLLCEACGWQADCPRCDAHLTVHYNSQSQHNAYSSSYLKCHHCDWQAYIPKVCPDCGSQNLDAKGMGTTRLSENLHAIFANPQTSKELYPIIQIDRDTTRRKDSWENIYQRINQGNPAILVGTQMVAKGHHFPNVTLVCLPNADRGFLSADFRSPEHTAQLMIQVAGRAGRGDKSGRVLIQTLQPDNELLLKLVKDGYLSFARELLQERKMMGLPPHSHAALIRCEGKTLAATTQALKDAITILPNGHNLAVLGPIDAPMSKKNSRYHVQLLLLGKDRQQLHRVLQHWWQPVLALPSAKYLKLTLDIDPVGW from the coding sequence ATGTTGGTACAAGTTGCTCTACCCGTGCCCCTTTATCGGGTATTTGACTATAGCGTACCAGCAGATATAAACGCCTTATCAAGCCCTTCTTTACCCCCTATTGGCTGCCGTGTCGAAGTATCTTTTGGTCGTCAAACTTTAATCGGTATCGTCGTCGCTCATATTCCAGAAGCAAATAGCAGCGTGCCACTTAATAAGCTAAAACCTATCAATAAATGCTTGGATGCTGAGCCTATTTTGGACGCCAGTATGCTAAAGCTGGCCCATTGGCTGGCGCGTTATTATCACTACCCGCTTGGTGACGTTTTAGCAGTCATGCTGCCAACTCTCGTTCGTCAAGGTAAGCCGCTGGATTTACTGATTACCCATTGGCGAATTTTGCCACAGGTAAGCGACGCTGACTTTCGTGCCAACGCCAAAAAACAAAAACAACAATTTGATATGCTTAAGCTGCATGGCGAGCGCGGCGCGAGTGAAGATGTTTTATTGCTAGAGGGCATGGAGAGGAGTTTTTTAAAGGCGCTCGAAGACAAAGGGTTAATCGAGCGCTATATTCAGCCCAAACAATCACCTGCGCCTGTTAAATTAGCAAAAATGCCCCTTGATCTCAATGACGAGCAACAACTCGCCGTTACCGCCATTATTGCGTCTCATGAAGCTAATCGCTACACGGGATTTTTATTAAATGGCATCACTGGTAGTGGCAAGACAGAAGTCTATCTGCAAGCGATGCAAGCCGTATTGGAAGCTGGCAAGCAGGTATTGATTTTGGTACCAGAGATTGGATTGACACCGCAAACGCGCGCGCGTTTCGCCAGTCGCTTTGCCGCTCACATTGTCTTATTGCATTCTGGCATGAACAATACTCATCGCTTACAAGGCTGGCAAGACTGCCGTACCGGTCATGCCCAAATCATTATCGGCACGCGCTCAGCGGTGCTATATCCTTTTACAGATTTGGGCTTAATTGTCGTGGATGAAGCGCATGATGGCTCTTATAAGCAGCAAGATACCTTGCGCTATCATGCCGCCGACGTGGCACTTTATCGCGGACTACAAGCCAATATCCCTGTCGTACTGGGTACGGCGACGCCATCTCTTGAGCATCTAAAACTGGTCAATGACGGTAAGCTGGTGGAGTGCCAACTGCAAACTCGTCCCGGTAATGCGAAGCTTGCAACCATGCAGCTGATTGATGCGCGCCTGCAAAGTACTCATCAGCAAACGACGGACGACGGCGCGCGCTATGATACTGGGCTGACCGATGCGCTGATTGGGGCAATACGGCAAACGCTAGAAGCGGGCGATCAAGTATTAATATTCTTAAACCGTCGCGGCTATGCGCCAGTTTTGCTATGCGAAGCTTGCGGTTGGCAAGCAGATTGTCCGCGCTGCGACGCGCATCTAACCGTTCATTATAACAGCCAGTCCCAACACAACGCTTATAGTAGCTCCTATCTAAAATGCCACCACTGCGACTGGCAAGCTTATATTCCAAAAGTTTGCCCTGATTGTGGCAGTCAAAATTTGGATGCCAAAGGGATGGGCACGACAAGGCTCAGCGAAAACCTGCATGCAATTTTTGCCAATCCGCAAACCAGCAAAGAGCTATATCCCATTATCCAAATCGATCGCGATACCACCAGACGTAAAGACAGCTGGGAGAATATCTATCAGCGTATCAATCAAGGCAATCCTGCCATCTTGGTTGGCACGCAGATGGTCGCCAAAGGTCATCATTTCCCCAATGTTACGCTTGTCTGCTTACCCAATGCTGATCGTGGCTTTTTATCCGCCGACTTTCGCTCGCCGGAACATACCGCGCAGCTCATGATTCAAGTCGCAGGGCGTGCCGGTCGTGGTGATAAATCCGGGCGCGTACTCATTCAAACATTGCAACCTGACAATGAGCTGTTATTAAAATTGGTCAAAGATGGTTATTTATCCTTCGCACGTGAGCTATTGCAAGAGCGTAAAATGATGGGTTTACCACCGCACAGCCATGCTGCCTTGATACGCTGTGAGGGCAAAACCCTTGCTGCCACGACCCAAGCCCTTAAAGATGCCATTACCATTCTACCAAATGGGCATAATCTCGCCGTACTAGGACCTATCGATGCACCAATGAGTAAAAAGAATAGCCGTTACCACGTCCAACTGCTACTTTTAGGCAAAGACAGACAGCAATTGCATCGGGTATTACAGCACTGGTGGCAGCCTGTACTTGCCCTTCCAAGCGCCAAATATCTGAAGCTGACCTTGGATATTGACCCTGTTGGTTGGTAG
- the ispH gene encoding 4-hydroxy-3-methylbut-2-enyl diphosphate reductase, which yields MQIYLANPRGFCAGVDRAIAIVNEALTRFEPPIYVRHEVVHNKFVVSDLANRGAVFVEELHEVPDGSIVIFSAHGVSKAVEDEAERRDLTVFDATCPLVTKVHIEVAKFAQEGMDAVLIGHAGHPEVEGTMGRFNRRHGGHIHLVENEADVAALSVQNAERLAFVTQTTLSMDDTARVIDALREKFPSIQGPRKDDICYATQNRQDAVKDLASRCEVVLVVGSPNSSNSNRLRELAERMNCRAYLIDNASEMDKSWLDGVQSIGVTAGASAPEVLIQEVLQQLQDWGGDLPSELSGIEENVTFSLPKALRIPVTQVGK from the coding sequence ATGCAAATTTATCTTGCTAATCCACGTGGATTTTGTGCTGGTGTGGATCGCGCGATTGCGATTGTGAACGAAGCATTGACACGTTTTGAACCGCCCATTTATGTCCGTCACGAGGTGGTACATAATAAATTTGTCGTCTCTGACTTGGCCAATCGCGGTGCGGTTTTTGTGGAAGAACTTCATGAAGTGCCTGATGGCTCTATCGTTATTTTTTCTGCTCATGGCGTATCAAAAGCTGTCGAAGATGAGGCTGAGCGCCGCGATTTGACCGTATTCGATGCCACTTGTCCGCTGGTCACTAAGGTACATATCGAAGTCGCTAAATTTGCGCAAGAGGGTATGGATGCGGTATTGATTGGGCATGCTGGACATCCTGAAGTGGAAGGCACGATGGGGCGCTTTAACCGTCGCCACGGCGGTCACATTCATTTGGTTGAAAACGAAGCCGATGTGGCAGCATTGAGCGTACAAAATGCCGAACGTTTGGCATTTGTTACCCAAACCACCTTATCTATGGATGACACGGCGCGCGTTATCGATGCACTGCGTGAAAAATTCCCTAGTATTCAAGGTCCGCGCAAAGACGATATCTGTTATGCCACGCAAAACCGCCAAGATGCGGTAAAAGACTTAGCCAGTCGCTGTGAGGTGGTCTTGGTGGTCGGCTCGCCCAATTCATCAAACTCTAATCGTCTGCGTGAGCTGGCTGAGCGGATGAATTGCCGTGCGTATTTAATCGATAATGCCAGTGAGATGGATAAAAGCTGGTTGGATGGTGTGCAGAGTATCGGCGTCACCGCTGGCGCATCAGCACCCGAAGTACTGATTCAAGAAGTGCTACAGCAGCTGCAAGATTGGGGTGGCGATTTACCGAGTGAGCTATCAGGCATCGAAGAAAATGTCACTTTCAGTCTGCCTAAAGCCTTGCGTATCCCAGTCACCCAAGTGGGTAAGTAG
- a CDS encoding RelA/SpoT family protein yields the protein MSQTLPKLSHHLVDEAQYNLLRSVGYLTAAERRDIIDACEFGDIAHIKDKRKSGEPYITHPIAVAEILAGFRLDRDTIIAAILHDTVEDTEVSDEQIEQRYGKIVARLVDGVTKLKSSSHNKQQNKAATFHKILTATLADPRVLIIKLADRLHNMSTLDAVRPEKQRTTAQETLDFYVPFARLMGLNDIADYIEVLCYRNLDSDMYNKLSDKLLQHGLGRNFQREAIHRYLSIVLNNLGLNGLVKVLDNRVVIYRQFFRNRGEINALLRHYAFEIVLDNVEACDKLAYYLIKKYQIDDSHIADNIRRPLPGGNQSLTLIYERDNDVVKVTILTKQMQSAARLGVIGAEHASDVSQSVIQASLRNMKDLVDEDSLDENSPDFSAAVSTINELMDYLHSSKIICYSPKGRAYELPQGATALDFAYAVGPMVGNVAVGANIDGKKAKLGTVVKNGQLVEIEVNSHSEPKAEWLGFVVTNKAREEILRWFKDLSPADKQHHGQQALDRALKTYQKSLDDLTDSDWKNLTEWRGLTEKSELFEQISSGTLLPQLVVTRLFSDEVNDLQAQEHSDDMTQPQQLIVNASGVELDFANCCHPIYGDPIVGHLSRHGLVVHRHKCFSLDDIRKDNPYQVIQLRWRNDKAVKQGDAGEHDIKNTGKIRFPAYLKLSIALSDEQITEVIYHLRQLNIGVEKVDVRSSDTIIHIIVRSRNHLAQGIRELRSLLGFPNIIRLYQL from the coding sequence ATGAGTCAAACCTTACCCAAACTCAGCCATCATTTAGTCGATGAGGCTCAATACAATTTACTGCGCTCAGTAGGTTACCTCACTGCTGCTGAACGCCGTGATATTATTGATGCCTGTGAGTTCGGTGATATTGCGCACATCAAAGATAAGCGTAAATCAGGAGAGCCTTATATCACCCACCCGATTGCGGTGGCCGAGATACTGGCAGGTTTTCGTTTGGATCGAGATACGATTATTGCAGCGATTTTGCATGATACGGTCGAAGACACCGAGGTGAGCGATGAGCAGATTGAGCAGCGCTATGGCAAAATAGTGGCGAGACTGGTCGACGGTGTGACTAAGCTAAAATCATCCTCACACAATAAACAGCAAAACAAAGCAGCCACCTTTCATAAAATTTTGACAGCTACCCTTGCTGACCCACGCGTATTGATTATTAAGCTTGCTGACCGCTTACATAATATGTCGACACTGGATGCAGTACGCCCAGAAAAACAACGCACCACAGCACAAGAAACGTTGGACTTTTATGTGCCGTTTGCGCGGCTAATGGGTCTTAATGATATTGCCGATTATATCGAGGTGCTCTGTTATCGTAATCTTGATTCTGACATGTACAACAAACTGTCTGACAAGCTACTACAGCACGGACTTGGGCGTAACTTTCAAAGAGAGGCGATACATCGCTATTTAAGTATTGTCCTCAATAATTTGGGGTTGAATGGTCTGGTCAAAGTTTTAGACAATCGCGTGGTCATCTACCGTCAGTTTTTCCGCAATCGCGGTGAAATCAACGCTCTACTCCGTCATTATGCCTTTGAGATTGTCCTTGATAATGTCGAAGCCTGTGACAAGCTGGCCTATTACTTAATTAAAAAATACCAGATTGATGACTCTCATATCGCTGATAATATTCGTCGTCCGCTACCAGGTGGCAATCAATCACTCACGCTTATCTATGAGCGCGATAACGATGTCGTCAAAGTGACGATTTTGACCAAGCAAATGCAAAGCGCAGCGCGGCTTGGTGTCATTGGTGCAGAGCATGCCTCAGACGTTAGCCAATCGGTTATCCAAGCCTCATTACGCAATATGAAAGACTTGGTCGATGAAGACAGCTTAGATGAAAATAGCCCAGACTTTTCAGCAGCAGTCTCTACCATTAATGAGCTGATGGATTACCTACACTCCAGTAAAATCATCTGCTATAGTCCAAAGGGTCGCGCTTATGAGCTACCACAAGGCGCAACCGCGCTAGACTTTGCTTACGCTGTCGGACCGATGGTCGGCAATGTAGCCGTTGGCGCCAATATCGATGGCAAAAAAGCCAAACTTGGCACGGTCGTTAAGAATGGGCAGCTGGTTGAAATAGAAGTCAATAGCCACTCAGAACCAAAAGCAGAATGGCTAGGATTTGTCGTGACCAATAAAGCGCGTGAAGAGATTTTGCGTTGGTTTAAAGACTTGTCTCCTGCTGATAAGCAACACCATGGTCAACAAGCCTTAGATCGGGCGCTAAAAACCTATCAAAAAAGTCTCGATGACTTAACCGATAGTGATTGGAAAAACCTCACTGAATGGCGTGGCTTGACCGAAAAATCCGAACTATTTGAGCAAATAAGCTCTGGTACGTTACTACCACAGCTGGTGGTAACTCGCTTGTTTAGCGATGAAGTCAATGATTTACAAGCACAAGAACACAGTGATGATATGACCCAACCACAGCAGCTGATCGTCAATGCGTCTGGGGTTGAGCTTGATTTTGCCAATTGTTGTCATCCTATTTATGGTGACCCTATCGTCGGTCACTTGTCCCGTCACGGTCTGGTTGTTCATCGACACAAGTGCTTTTCACTTGACGATATTCGTAAAGACAATCCTTATCAGGTTATACAACTGCGCTGGCGTAATGACAAGGCCGTAAAACAAGGTGACGCTGGCGAGCATGACATAAAAAATACCGGAAAGATTCGCTTTCCAGCCTATTTAAAACTATCTATTGCCCTCAGCGACGAACAAATTACTGAAGTCATCTATCATTTACGCCAACTAAATATAGGGGTAGAAAAAGTAGACGTGCGCAGTAGTGACACCATCATCCATATCATCGTTCGCAGTCGCAATCATCTAGCTCAAGGCATTCGCGAGCTACGCTCCTTGCTAGGTTTCCCAAACATCATCAGGCTGTATCAGCTGTAG
- the rpoZ gene encoding DNA-directed RNA polymerase subunit omega: MARVTIEDCLDNVDNRFELILVASKRARQLAKGIAEPLVDVDNDKPTVLALREIAAGKITRDILNQPEHNFATSSLDLALSGDHGF, translated from the coding sequence ATGGCACGAGTGACGATTGAAGATTGTTTGGATAATGTTGATAATCGCTTTGAACTGATTTTAGTGGCAAGCAAACGCGCACGTCAATTGGCCAAAGGTATCGCAGAACCATTGGTTGATGTGGATAATGACAAGCCTACGGTATTGGCATTGCGTGAAATCGCTGCTGGTAAAATCACTCGCGATATCCTAAATCAGCCAGAGCACAACTTTGCCACCAGTTCATTAGATTTGGCACTGTCAGGCGATCATGGTTTTTAA
- a CDS encoding thioesterase family protein, with protein MSAYYNFIKREQREDGVNVAHYQPTKHAQGAWNEHEQHMAPATGLLTAELNGYAPQENMRIARISLDILGLIPLDDFTITTRCIRPGKTIELIEAVMSSRGRDAIIARAWRLMTQDTSEIAGIEDQKALHKPEELPIWEDMKGWPGGFIESVRLVADDTQRRPGRGMVWITNDVEMIEGKQTDDLVHLLGMVDTANGVVPRLGLGLSELEWMFPNTDLQIHMHRAPQGRWLGIEAVQQYGNDGIGLTSAVLHDVHGPFGRSEQILTIRPMPR; from the coding sequence ATGTCAGCTTATTATAACTTTATCAAACGCGAACAGCGAGAAGACGGCGTCAACGTCGCACATTATCAGCCAACCAAACATGCCCAAGGCGCTTGGAATGAGCATGAACAGCATATGGCACCAGCGACAGGATTGCTCACGGCTGAGCTAAACGGTTATGCGCCGCAAGAAAACATGCGTATCGCTCGCATTAGCCTAGATATCTTAGGATTGATTCCACTGGATGACTTTACCATTACCACGCGTTGTATTCGTCCGGGCAAGACCATTGAGCTTATTGAAGCAGTCATGAGCAGTCGCGGTCGTGATGCGATTATTGCGCGGGCATGGCGTCTAATGACCCAAGATACCAGCGAGATTGCGGGCATTGAAGACCAAAAAGCGTTACATAAGCCCGAAGAGTTGCCCATTTGGGAAGACATGAAAGGCTGGCCGGGCGGGTTTATTGAGAGTGTGCGCTTGGTCGCTGATGATACGCAGCGTCGCCCAGGACGCGGTATGGTCTGGATCACTAATGATGTGGAGATGATCGAGGGCAAGCAAACTGATGACTTGGTGCATCTATTGGGCATGGTCGATACGGCCAATGGCGTTGTGCCTCGGCTTGGGCTTGGCTTGTCAGAATTAGAATGGATGTTTCCCAATACGGATTTGCAAATTCATATGCACCGCGCGCCGCAAGGTCGCTGGCTTGGCATCGAAGCGGTGCAGCAGTATGGCAATGATGGCATTGGCTTAACGAGCGCCGTGTTGCATGACGTTCATGGGCCTTTTGGTCGTAGTGAGCAAATTTTGACCATTCGTCCGATGCCGCGTTAA